The genomic region CACGTGCGCATTGATTTGTCCTCCAATATTTTGCACTTGTGTACCACGACATTGGAGACCCTGCTTACAATGGCATTCAAACGTGTGACGCGCAGTGCCCACTGAAAAGAAGAACCATTTACTGTCCTTTAAATGGATCGCATTTATGTCATCATTGCAtttggaataaaataaaacatattgattaGCACCAAAAGTTAATCGGCAAAACAGAAATCGTTTGAActttaaatgtgtatgttttttctGCGGGTAAAAGTAATTCAAGAGGAGCGTACGAAAAGGAGTGCAGATTTCGTTACGCTGTCTCCACAACCGACAATAGCCCTGGTCCTCTTGTCGACGCGTGTCCGGGTGGAACACACAACACATGTCCTCGGAGCAGTCCGCATCGGACATGCAGGTCTGACCGCTGTACGTCACTGTGTCCGTCAGGCTCTAGAACATGTACATCTCCAGTTTAACCTTGCTACTATATTTTCAATAATTCATACATGTATCTTGGGTGTAACTTATGGGCAACTAAACGTGCATTCATATGTACGGGGGAGTAAGTAattgatgttattttatgttatcgttttttttaaaccttaatAATTGAGGATATGGGAATTGTTTTTGATACACATGCGT from Dreissena polymorpha isolate Duluth1 chromosome 5, UMN_Dpol_1.0, whole genome shotgun sequence harbors:
- the LOC127831139 gene encoding uncharacterized protein LOC127831139, with amino-acid sequence MIQSLTDTVTYSGQTCMSDADCSEDMCCVFHPDTRRQEDQGYCRLWRQRNEICTPFLGTARHTFECHCKQGLQCRGTQVQNIGGQINAHVNPVCQTPTSA